One genomic window of Kaistia geumhonensis includes the following:
- a CDS encoding RNA polymerase sigma factor — protein MTDIAWIEAAVAGARPKAISALLRYFRDLDIAEEAFQEACLKALALWPQKGPPRDPTAWLIFVGRNAAIDVVRRRSREAELPDEAALSDLGDAEASLADRLDDAHYRDDILRLLFICCHPDLSATQQIALALRIVSGLTVPQIARAFLVSEAAMEQRITRAKSRIAKAGVPFETPGPVERAERLAAVATMIYLVFNEGYSAPSVDGARTRLCDEAIRLARLLLRLFPAEPEIMGLAALMLLQHSRLEARFDADGALILLDDQDRSLWNGAMIAEGLALIDKAMRHRRPGPYLIQAAIAALHARAARPEETDWQQIDLLYATLEHLQPSPVVTLNRAVAVSKVAGPAAALAMIEPLAGPLGSYFHYFGLVGHLLLQLGRPAEARQAFDRAIALARTPAEAAHIRSHLDRLAAEAAPRAIAASAI, from the coding sequence ATGACCGACATCGCCTGGATCGAGGCGGCCGTCGCCGGGGCGCGGCCGAAGGCGATCAGCGCGCTGCTGCGCTATTTCCGCGATCTCGACATCGCCGAGGAGGCGTTTCAGGAAGCCTGCCTCAAGGCGCTGGCGCTCTGGCCGCAGAAGGGGCCGCCGCGGGACCCCACCGCCTGGCTGATTTTCGTCGGGCGCAACGCGGCGATCGATGTGGTGCGCCGGCGCAGCCGCGAGGCCGAACTTCCCGACGAGGCGGCGCTGTCGGATCTCGGCGATGCCGAGGCCAGCCTTGCCGACCGCCTCGACGATGCCCATTACCGCGACGACATCCTGCGCCTCCTGTTCATCTGCTGCCATCCCGACCTCTCGGCGACGCAGCAGATCGCCCTTGCGCTCCGGATCGTATCCGGCCTCACGGTGCCGCAGATCGCCCGAGCCTTCCTCGTCAGCGAGGCGGCGATGGAGCAGCGCATCACGCGCGCCAAGAGCCGGATCGCCAAGGCGGGCGTGCCGTTCGAGACGCCGGGTCCCGTCGAGCGGGCAGAGCGCCTCGCCGCCGTGGCGACGATGATCTATCTCGTCTTCAACGAGGGCTATTCGGCACCGTCAGTGGATGGCGCGCGGACGCGGCTCTGCGATGAGGCGATCCGCCTCGCCCGGCTGCTGCTGCGGCTCTTCCCGGCCGAGCCGGAGATCATGGGCCTCGCCGCGCTGATGCTGCTTCAGCACTCGCGGCTTGAGGCTCGCTTCGACGCCGACGGCGCGCTGATCCTGCTCGACGACCAGGACCGCTCGCTCTGGAACGGCGCCATGATCGCCGAGGGCCTCGCGCTCATCGACAAGGCGATGCGCCACCGCCGCCCCGGTCCCTATCTGATCCAGGCGGCAATCGCGGCTCTGCATGCGCGAGCCGCCCGGCCGGAGGAGACGGACTGGCAGCAGATCGATCTTCTCTATGCGACGCTCGAGCACCTCCAGCCTTCGCCGGTCGTGACGCTGAACCGGGCCGTGGCGGTTTCGAAGGTCGCGGGACCGGCCGCGGCACTCGCCATGATCGAGCCGCTCGCCGGACCGCTCGGGAGCTATTTCCACTATTTCGGGCTGGTGGGTCACCTGCTGCTGCAACTTGGCCGACCCGCGGAAGCGCGCCAGGCCTTCGATCGCGCGATCGCGCTGGCGCGAACGCCTGCCGAGGCGGCCCATATCCGCTCCCATCTCGATCGTCTCGCCGCCGAAGCGGCGCCGAGAGCCATCGCCGCTTCGGCGATTTGA
- a CDS encoding sugar ABC transporter ATP-binding protein gives MKSADPAGADVVLSARRISKSFSGVQVLFSVDFELRRGEVHALMGENGAGKSTLVKILSGFEQPTSGEILLDGVPVKLPANGAAEALGIVIIHQEFNLAEHLTVAESLFLGREVTRFGVLDRRFMRAEARRVLDMLGSHVDENALIGSLAVADKQMVEIAKAISRDARVVIMDEPTAVLSREETRVLFDQVRKLRAAGTSFIFVSHKLDEVMELTDRVTVLRDGQWVKTARTEVLDGESIAQLMVGRELSSLYPAKHEPDIDENILLSVRSVSTGFVKEASFEIRRGEIIGFSGLIGSGRTELMEAVVGLRPRLSGHVAVRGQELPSGDVHAAIRAGLAYMTKDRKHKGLLLGEGMTANLTLQSLARHSRRGYLDPASEAAAMDRARRRFDIRVRDNAVAVGRMSGGNQQKLLLAKVMETEPQIIIIDEPTRGIDVGTKQQIYHFISALAREGRAIVVVSSEMPEVIGLCTRVAVMREGRIAGILEGSEINEHEIMRYAAGLKSKAA, from the coding sequence ATGAAGTCTGCCGATCCGGCTGGAGCGGACGTCGTTCTATCGGCGCGCCGCATCAGCAAGTCGTTCAGCGGCGTGCAGGTGCTGTTCAGCGTCGACTTCGAGCTGCGCCGCGGCGAGGTGCATGCCCTCATGGGCGAGAACGGCGCCGGCAAGTCCACCCTCGTCAAGATTCTCTCTGGCTTCGAACAGCCGACCTCGGGCGAGATCCTGCTCGACGGCGTCCCGGTGAAGCTGCCGGCCAACGGCGCCGCAGAGGCGCTTGGCATCGTCATCATCCATCAGGAATTCAATCTCGCCGAACATCTGACGGTGGCCGAGAGTCTGTTTCTCGGCCGCGAGGTGACGCGGTTCGGCGTGCTCGACCGCCGCTTCATGCGCGCCGAGGCGCGGCGCGTGCTCGACATGCTCGGATCGCATGTCGACGAGAACGCGCTTATCGGCAGCCTCGCGGTCGCCGACAAGCAGATGGTCGAGATCGCCAAGGCGATCAGCCGCGATGCCCGCGTCGTCATCATGGACGAGCCGACCGCCGTTCTTTCGCGCGAGGAGACCCGCGTCCTCTTTGACCAGGTGCGCAAGCTGCGCGCCGCCGGCACCAGCTTCATCTTCGTCTCGCACAAGCTCGACGAGGTGATGGAGCTGACCGACCGGGTCACGGTGCTGCGCGACGGCCAGTGGGTGAAGACGGCGCGCACGGAGGTGCTGGACGGCGAGTCGATCGCGCAGCTGATGGTCGGGCGCGAGCTTTCCAGCCTCTATCCGGCCAAGCACGAGCCGGACATCGACGAGAATATCCTGCTCTCCGTCCGCTCGGTGTCGACGGGGTTCGTGAAGGAAGCGAGCTTCGAGATCCGCCGCGGCGAGATCATCGGCTTCTCCGGCCTGATCGGCTCGGGACGGACGGAGCTGATGGAGGCCGTGGTGGGACTTCGGCCGCGCCTTTCCGGCCATGTCGCGGTGCGCGGCCAGGAACTGCCGTCCGGGGACGTCCATGCGGCCATCCGGGCCGGCCTCGCCTACATGACCAAGGATCGCAAGCACAAGGGCCTGCTGCTCGGCGAGGGCATGACGGCGAACCTGACGCTTCAATCGCTCGCACGGCATTCGCGCCGTGGCTATCTCGACCCGGCGAGCGAGGCCGCGGCCATGGATCGCGCGCGTCGCCGCTTCGACATACGCGTGCGCGACAACGCCGTCGCCGTCGGGCGCATGTCGGGCGGCAACCAGCAGAAGCTGCTGCTTGCCAAGGTGATGGAAACGGAGCCGCAGATCATCATCATCGACGAGCCGACCCGCGGCATCGATGTCGGCACCAAGCAGCAGATCTATCACTTCATCTCGGCGCTGGCGCGCGAGGGCAGGGCGATCGTCGTCGTCTCCTCGGAGATGCCGGAGGTGATCGGCCTCTGCACGCGGGTCGCGGTCATGCGCGAGGGGCGCATCGCCGGCATCCTCGAAGGCAGCGAGATCAACGAACACGAGATCATGCGCTACGCGGCCGGCCTCAAGAGCAAGGCCGCCTAG
- a CDS encoding YciI family protein, with product MLYAILCYHSEDVVGSWTKEEDDAVMARLAVVHEKLARDGRLGPVARLLPTTAATTLRKDQDPPLVLDGPFAETKEQLLGFYLVEGGSLEEILDVTRDLAAANPGGAYEVRPVGVYHPGGGKP from the coding sequence ATGCTCTACGCCATCCTTTGCTACCACTCGGAAGACGTCGTCGGCTCCTGGACCAAGGAGGAAGACGACGCGGTGATGGCGCGCCTCGCCGTGGTCCACGAAAAGCTGGCGCGGGACGGACGGCTCGGTCCGGTGGCTCGCCTGCTGCCGACGACGGCCGCCACGACGCTGCGCAAGGATCAGGACCCGCCGCTTGTGCTCGATGGGCCTTTTGCCGAAACGAAGGAGCAGCTTCTCGGCTTCTATCTCGTCGAGGGCGGCTCACTGGAAGAAATTCTCGACGTCACGCGCGATCTCGCGGCGGCCAATCCCGGCGGCGCCTATGAAGTCCGACCGGTCGGCGTCTATCATCCGGGCGGGGGCAAGCCATGA
- a CDS encoding acyl-CoA thioesterase gives MPADTNPAGDIFGGWLMSQMDLGASTIATRRARGRTVTAAVEAMSFISPVKVGDEVTIYGRIVSTGRTSIRVFVEAWRRSRESDDVAQVTHATFTFVAIDAERKPRLLPALEAGVDG, from the coding sequence ATGCCGGCCGACACGAATCCCGCCGGCGACATCTTCGGTGGCTGGCTCATGTCGCAGATGGATCTCGGCGCGAGCACGATCGCGACACGGCGCGCGCGCGGACGCACCGTGACCGCGGCCGTCGAGGCGATGTCGTTCATCTCCCCCGTCAAGGTCGGCGATGAGGTCACCATCTATGGCCGCATCGTCTCGACCGGCCGTACCTCGATCCGCGTCTTCGTCGAGGCCTGGCGCCGCAGCCGGGAAAGCGACGACGTCGCGCAGGTTACGCATGCGACTTTCACCTTCGTCGCCATCGATGCCGAGCGTAAGCCGCGGCTTCTTCCGGCGCTCGAGGCGGGTGTGGACGGCTGA
- a CDS encoding SRPBCC family protein — MTADTSIAESQTTDSAAEGSPIAERELVITRLIDAPRTALYRCWTEAELLRKWFAPQPWTTPVAELDVRPGGSCRVVMRSPEGEDFPNPGVYLDVVPNEKLVLTDAFAEAWEPSTKAFMVATVTFADEDGKTRYTARVQHWSAEDRAAHESMGFHEGWGRCADQLAALAATL; from the coding sequence ATGACCGCCGACACTTCGATCGCCGAGAGCCAGACCACCGACAGCGCGGCCGAGGGGAGCCCCATCGCCGAGCGCGAACTCGTCATCACGCGGCTGATCGATGCTCCGCGCACAGCGCTCTATCGCTGCTGGACCGAGGCCGAGCTTTTGAGGAAATGGTTCGCGCCGCAGCCCTGGACGACACCCGTCGCCGAACTCGATGTCAGGCCCGGCGGTTCGTGCCGCGTCGTGATGCGCAGCCCTGAAGGCGAGGACTTTCCCAATCCGGGTGTCTATCTCGATGTGGTGCCGAACGAAAAGCTCGTCTTGACCGACGCTTTCGCCGAAGCCTGGGAGCCCTCGACCAAGGCCTTCATGGTCGCCACCGTCACCTTCGCCGACGAAGACGGCAAGACCCGCTACACGGCCCGCGTGCAGCACTGGTCGGCGGAAGACCGCGCGGCCCATGAGAGCATGGGCTTCCACGAAGGCTGGGGACGCTGCGCAGACCAGTTGGCGGCGCTTGCCGCCACCCTCTGA
- a CDS encoding glutamine synthetase beta-grasp domain-containing protein, translating to MTKFKLEYIWLDGYTPVPNLRGKTQIKEFDVFPTLEELPLWGFDGSSTMQAEGRSSDCVLKPVAIYPDPARKDGALVMCEVMMPDGVTPHPSNARATILDDSGAWFGFEQEYFFYKDGRPLGFPAAGYPAPQGPYYTGVGFKNVGDVAREIVEEHLDLCLAAGINHEGINAEVAKGQWEFQIFGKGSKKAADEVWMARYLLLRLTEKYGVDIEFHCKPLGDTDWNGSGMHCNFSTAYMREVGGKDYFEKLMAAFDKNLQEHIAVYGPDNHLRLTGKHETAPWNKFSYGVADRGASIRVPHSFVRNGYKGYLEDRRPNSQGDPYQIASRVLKTIAEVPVEGSASAAA from the coding sequence ATGACAAAGTTCAAACTGGAGTACATCTGGCTCGACGGCTACACGCCCGTGCCGAACCTGCGTGGCAAGACGCAGATCAAGGAGTTCGACGTATTCCCGACCCTCGAGGAGCTCCCGCTCTGGGGCTTCGACGGTTCCTCGACGATGCAGGCCGAAGGCCGCAGCTCCGACTGCGTGCTGAAGCCCGTCGCGATCTATCCCGACCCGGCCCGCAAGGACGGCGCCCTGGTCATGTGCGAAGTCATGATGCCCGACGGCGTCACCCCTCATCCCTCGAACGCCCGCGCGACCATCCTGGACGATTCCGGCGCCTGGTTCGGCTTCGAGCAGGAGTATTTCTTCTACAAGGACGGCCGCCCGCTGGGCTTCCCGGCCGCCGGCTATCCGGCGCCGCAGGGCCCGTACTACACGGGCGTCGGTTTCAAGAATGTGGGCGACGTCGCGCGCGAGATCGTCGAGGAGCATCTCGACCTTTGCCTCGCGGCCGGCATCAACCATGAGGGCATCAACGCCGAAGTGGCGAAGGGCCAGTGGGAATTCCAGATTTTCGGCAAGGGCTCCAAGAAGGCCGCTGACGAAGTCTGGATGGCGCGCTACCTGCTGCTGCGCCTGACCGAGAAGTACGGCGTCGACATCGAGTTCCACTGCAAGCCGCTCGGCGACACCGACTGGAACGGCTCGGGCATGCACTGCAACTTCTCGACCGCCTATATGCGCGAAGTTGGCGGCAAGGACTATTTTGAGAAGCTCATGGCGGCGTTCGACAAGAACCTTCAGGAGCATATCGCCGTCTATGGACCGGACAACCATCTGCGTCTGACCGGCAAGCACGAGACGGCGCCGTGGAACAAGTTCTCCTATGGCGTGGCTGACCGTGGCGCATCCATCCGCGTGCCGCACTCGTTCGTCCGCAACGGCTACAAGGGCTATCTCGAGGATCGCCGCCCGAACTCCCAGGGCGACCCCTACCAGATCGCCTCGCGCGTGCTGAAGACGATCGCCGAGGTTCCCGTGGAAGGCAGCGCTTCGGCCGCCGCCTGA
- a CDS encoding VOC family protein, whose amino-acid sequence MSETAVHQQANNTITGVVPYLSVDGAVAAAELYKRAFGAEELARQPLDEKGRTMHIHLRIHGGSVMLCDFYPEYGHEKQAAQGYTLHLQVADPDMWWRRAEGAGLTVVNPLQTMFWGDRYGQLRDSFGVMWSIGGT is encoded by the coding sequence ATGAGCGAGACGGCAGTCCACCAGCAGGCGAACAACACCATCACCGGGGTCGTGCCCTATCTCAGTGTCGACGGCGCCGTGGCGGCGGCCGAACTCTACAAGCGGGCCTTCGGCGCCGAGGAACTCGCCCGGCAGCCGCTCGACGAGAAGGGCCGGACGATGCACATCCATCTGCGCATCCATGGCGGCTCGGTGATGCTGTGCGACTTCTATCCCGAATATGGCCACGAGAAGCAGGCGGCGCAGGGCTACACGCTGCATCTGCAGGTCGCTGATCCCGACATGTGGTGGCGCCGGGCGGAAGGCGCGGGCCTGACCGTCGTGAACCCCCTTCAGACGATGTTCTGGGGCGACCGCTATGGTCAGCTGCGCGACAGCTTCGGCGTCATGTGGTCGATCGGCGGCACCTGA
- a CDS encoding DUF1045 domain-containing protein, whose product MRYAIYATPAPDHPLTRAAVAWLGRDAFGATDLPLPTVEGLAPETVEAYLADPARYGFHGTLKAPFGLADGRSEDELLAAFDAFAAASRPIAIPELVLRRLGRFFALVPNEPVDELDEWAGRIVADFDSFRAPISEADMARRRAAGLTLEEENNLVRWGYPYVFGAFRFHLSLTGRVPREDAEAVDTALRRHFAAFDGKPLVIDRLALFVEPQRGAPFSVRHVASLDGANAA is encoded by the coding sequence TTGCGCTACGCCATCTATGCAACGCCCGCTCCCGATCATCCGCTGACCCGCGCGGCCGTTGCCTGGCTCGGCCGCGACGCCTTCGGGGCCACAGACCTGCCGCTCCCCACCGTCGAGGGGCTGGCGCCCGAAACGGTCGAGGCCTATCTCGCCGACCCCGCCCGATACGGCTTCCACGGCACGCTGAAGGCACCGTTCGGGCTTGCTGATGGTCGCAGCGAGGACGAGTTGCTGGCCGCCTTCGACGCCTTCGCGGCGGCGTCGCGCCCGATTGCCATTCCGGAACTGGTCCTGCGGCGGCTCGGCCGGTTCTTCGCGCTGGTCCCCAACGAGCCGGTCGATGAACTGGACGAATGGGCCGGACGGATCGTCGCCGATTTCGATTCGTTTCGCGCGCCGATATCGGAGGCCGACATGGCCCGCCGCCGTGCCGCCGGTCTCACGCTCGAGGAGGAAAACAACCTCGTGCGCTGGGGCTATCCCTATGTCTTCGGTGCCTTCCGCTTCCACCTGTCGTTGACGGGGCGCGTCCCGCGCGAGGATGCAGAAGCGGTCGACACGGCCCTTCGCCGCCATTTCGCGGCGTTCGACGGCAAGCCTCTCGTCATTGATCGTCTCGCGCTCTTCGTCGAGCCGCAGCGCGGGGCACCGTTCTCGGTGCGGCATGTCGCGTCTCTCGACGGCGCGAACGCTGCTTGA
- a CDS encoding LacI family DNA-binding transcriptional regulator, whose translation MFHSTPATIEDVARIAQVSIATVSRAIHNPEKVANSTRLKVNQAIAITGYTTNAMARSLRLGRSNMILVVAPDIGDPNFSSILIGLENEARAHGYGVLIGHTQNDAQRGLEYLKFFDSNQAAGLILFTGILPFGHQTMMARLPPSVAVFEPVFNGGIPYVGVDEHAGARKAIDLLITEGHRKIAFIGDSRTRLAYSRRREGYEQGLAAARIPLDPRMVLEGDGTSESGRLAVEQLFMRDTLPTAFMCVNDQTALGVMTGLAARGYTMPRDFSVTGFDDVPQASFMTPPLTTIRQPRTLIGKHAMALLLELLSEGQPAESELLLVPDLVIRNSVGPPSRQWETR comes from the coding sequence GTGTTTCATTCCACGCCAGCGACCATCGAGGATGTCGCGCGCATCGCGCAGGTGTCGATCGCGACGGTGTCGCGCGCGATCCACAATCCGGAGAAGGTCGCGAACTCGACGCGGCTCAAGGTCAATCAGGCGATCGCGATCACAGGCTACACGACCAACGCCATGGCGCGCAGCCTGCGCCTCGGCCGGTCGAACATGATCCTCGTCGTGGCGCCCGACATCGGCGATCCGAACTTCTCAAGCATCCTGATCGGGCTCGAAAACGAGGCCCGCGCCCATGGCTATGGCGTGCTGATCGGCCATACGCAGAACGACGCGCAGCGCGGCCTCGAGTATCTGAAGTTTTTCGATTCGAACCAGGCGGCGGGTCTCATCCTCTTCACCGGCATCCTGCCCTTCGGCCACCAGACCATGATGGCACGGTTGCCGCCGAGCGTCGCCGTCTTCGAGCCGGTCTTCAACGGCGGCATCCCCTATGTCGGCGTCGACGAACATGCCGGGGCGCGCAAGGCGATCGACCTGCTCATCACGGAGGGTCACCGCAAGATTGCCTTCATCGGCGACTCGCGCACCCGCCTCGCCTACAGCCGCCGTCGCGAAGGCTATGAGCAGGGCCTTGCCGCGGCACGGATCCCGCTCGATCCGCGCATGGTGCTGGAGGGCGACGGCACAAGCGAGAGCGGTCGCCTCGCGGTGGAGCAGCTGTTCATGCGCGACACGCTGCCGACGGCCTTCATGTGCGTCAACGACCAGACCGCGCTCGGCGTCATGACCGGCCTCGCGGCGCGCGGCTACACGATGCCGCGCGATTTCTCGGTGACCGGGTTCGACGACGTTCCGCAGGCCTCGTTCATGACGCCGCCGCTGACGACAATCCGCCAGCCGCGCACGCTGATCGGAAAGCATGCCATGGCCCTGCTCCTGGAACTCCTGTCGGAAGGCCAGCCGGCCGAGAGCGAGCTGCTGCTCGTCCCGGACCTCGTCATCCGCAACTCCGTCGGCCCGCCCTCGCGGCAATGGGAGACGCGCTAG
- a CDS encoding DUF2735 domain-containing protein, with product MTASVQRETAKIYAFPAGGRAGVKGRLAGYIGETSLEREAAMPAIAWDSWYHDAAIAEDDRLGQH from the coding sequence ATGACTGCGAGTGTTCAAAGAGAAACTGCGAAGATATACGCGTTTCCAGCCGGCGGACGGGCCGGCGTGAAAGGTCGTCTCGCCGGATATATTGGCGAGACCAGTCTCGAGCGCGAGGCGGCCATGCCGGCCATCGCCTGGGACAGCTGGTACCACGACGCTGCCATCGCCGAAGACGACCGCCTCGGTCAGCACTAA